Below is a window of Phoenix dactylifera cultivar Barhee BC4 chromosome 7, palm_55x_up_171113_PBpolish2nd_filt_p, whole genome shotgun sequence DNA.
TAACAACAATAATGTTTGCAAAGATGAATAAAAATTGTGCAATCAGGGAAGAAACTGAACTAAAGGATCGTGAatagaagaaagagatggagaGATATGATAGATAGCAGTGAGAAAGCAAAGGAATAGAGAAGGGGTAAGAAAGCACTAGGTGGCTGTCCAAGCTGGAGAACAATCTCTTATTTTCCCAGATCCAATAAATTGAGCAAATACATATCATAATATCCCTCAAATAAAACCTTAAGACAACTTGTTTTTGATTTCCTAAACTGCCCTCCTTAGGACCCATTTTTCATGGTTATAATCATGCTACAATAACTGTGAACAGTAATGCATATGATAGTCATATGACCCACTATGTTTAGGGCTGATGTGGCTTGATGACTTAAAATATGAAACATCAGCATTTTATCTTACCACTAATATAGCTTTGAGATAGTTCCATTGCAGCTGAACAGGCTCGGGACTCAATAGAACTGAACATAAAacacaaataaaagaaaaactacAGCAGATTAAAAGTTTAAACAAATCTTGACTTGATGTTGATGGCTATTCAGTGCTTCAGTGCATTAAAAAGCAATAGAGCTCATCTTGTAATTGaacaagggagaagaggagggaaataaaaagataaaattttgaTGGAAAATAGAAATCtcatctctctcctctcttctcttatTTTCCAATATTTCTGATCCTATACAACAGCACCAAAGAAACTGAAAAATGATGAAGCAAACGCTTACTCTCATCCACCTCATCCTTCAAGAATTTCTGTTCCTATTGTAATTTTGGGGCTTTTGTTAGCACTCCATCTATATGTTAAATCTTGGACTTCGGCTAGGCTTGTGATTTTGGGGCACTTCGAAGAAGTGGAGGATGATTAGGGAGGAAATCATCTCACTTATTGTGCAGCTGTTGAATTAGATTTACTGGACGGATGGGGATaagagagggaaggagagatGTGGAGGGTGTTGAACCCGGTCTTCCATTTGTTACTATTATGGAAATAATAATGAGTCTCTATTGTGATCTGTTTTTAATATTATATGGTGATGTGGATATCATATGCCAAATTATCTTATTGTAATTTATTTACCTGTTTTTGCTTTCCTACTtacaatttatttatatttttcttcatTGGACAGGTTCTTGACTATTATATAGATATTCTAAGAAACAACCAGATCTATTTGCAAGAGAAGAACAAACTTAAGAATACTCTTGGTGGGCTTGTTCAGTGCCTTTCTTTGTTGGCCAGCAAGAATGAAAAGGAGGATAGGTTACATGAAGAAGTATGTGTCACATGTTAAATTTTTATTGGTTCGGTTTTACTGCAGGAATTTGATTATATAAGAATTTTTTTCAGTGATGCTGTTTCTTGTATATGATCTGGCTCTTAAAGTTTGTTTTATTGTGTGATTATTGACAACTGAATGTTAAATTTATGTTTTTTAAAATCTTGACCTCCGCTTTTCATGTTCTTTCATTTGCATTTAATGGGCTCAGGTGCATCCTATGATTTATATATCTTCCATTAGAACTTTAGAAGCATTTGATTGTAGCTATTGTATACCAATATTCCACTTTAAAAGGATTCACTTCTTGATGCAATAATGTACATAGCGTGCTTTTTAGTCTCATATAAATTATTTTGACTTGATGTTAGTGTCCTCGCGCCTTTACAAAAGTGGATACCAAGTGGTTTCTTTGGTGTTATACTGTGTTGAGAATCCTCAAGATTGAGGTATCAAGTAACACCATGAGCTTATTCACTTGAAAATTTTTACATAATTCCTTTGATGATTTATAATGTTGTGCTCATCCTTTTTTCGAATAAATTACTTTACGTAATCTTTTGCATCAATTCATGAAAAGTGTGACATACTCATCTCAAACATATTattttcaacaaaagaaaaaacaagacaTCAAAAAGGCTAAAGTTATCGTGACGGCGCTTTCACCACTCAGCTTAGGCTTATAGTTGTTTCTGTGCATAACATGAATGTAAAGCATTGCATGAGAATCCAAAGACATTCCAGCAATAGTTGATGGAATTAAAGGGGAAGGGTAAACAAATTCCAAAGGCTGGAGTAGAGTGGATCCTAAATGCACTAGTAGTTGTCATGTTGGTGAACAATGCTGAAAGTATCTGGGACTCAGCTATGGAGGTGACTAGACAGACTGGTGATAATAATACTCTCAGAATGAAAGTTGATGGCAGAACAAGTTCCAGGAGGTTAAAACAATTTGGAAAACTAATTTAGCAAAGTAGACGATTTATTGTAGTAGTTTAGGTACGAGGATGAGATATAAACAAATTGGCCAAGATGGATGAAAGTAAGATCATAGATGTAATCATGTTAATGCATTATACTTGAGGCTCACATATTCTAGGGGAAGGATGCCTAGATAGAGAACAGATGggaaatattttcattatattattGAACATGGAGACAGATTGAGGGTAGCAAACTAAGATCCATAGGAGATGCAGGCATATCATAGCAGGGTTGGCAATATTGGTTTCGGTACTCATACTGGTACCATGCTAGTAAAGTATTGGTATGGGTCTCATACTGGTACCATGCTAGTAGAGTATTGGTATGGGTCGGTTCATGGTATCAACACTCGGTACACCTCCCATCCCAAGTACCAAGTATCGGTTCGCTATCAACACGGTATTGCCCATACCGTTAGGTATGGTATAGCGAACCATGTAACTTAGTGTGCAAACAATGTAGAGGATTTATGGTATGTGTAGTGAAGATAATTGGAGTGACTAGTATTATCCCTTTGGAGTGTGCAAAAAAATATTCGAGAAATTAAGCTGCACTAGTAAAAACTCTTGTTTACGAGATCTTATAAACGATAGGCTTGATGACATGAGAAATATGGTTAAAGAAATGGTTGGAATTGCAAATGTGGTCAAGAAATTGGACTTTAAGAGTCTGGTATAACAAATGTTAAGAGAGGCAGTGTATTGGCAAAAAGCCAATTTGGTTTCATACCAGAGCATGTAATTATGGAAGCAGTTTTCTTGGTTCATTAATTGTTGGAAATGTTTTGAGAGAAGAAGAGTGCTATCTATGCTAATGTGggaaaaaaatatgatataggATCATGTGAGACAATCCAATTGGCATTGAAAAAGAGTGTTCAATAGTGCTTCATTAGGGTCATTTATTTGATGTAGACTTGTGTCAAATGAGGAGGTCTTACTTATTATGAGTTTGCAGTGAAGATCAACCTTAAACCTATACCATTTTATATTTTGGACATGTTGACAACATAGATGCAAGCAAAATATTATATGTTGATATAGTGATAGATGATGATTTATTAACAAGTAATTTGGAGTTATAGAGGAAAACATAACGGAAAAAAGGACAAGAACTCAATCATTGTTTTAAGCACCGGTCGGATGCCCATATTGGTAGCAATTAGTACACCCTTGCTGAGTGTCGGTACGATACTTCTCTTGAAACCGACACTTGGTATAGGGGGTGTACTAGGTACAATCTCATGGAATCAATCATACCATGATAGAGTATTTGAATTGATGGAGCTAAACTGAAAATTAAATCTCTgtcacaaataatgaaataccTTAAAGTGCTCCTTTGACACCTTAATCTCTTATACAAGAGAATACGGTGATAGATGAAAGCAATTTGTAATAATTGCTACATGTTAAGATGAAGAGTAGTGGTGCTAATTGGGTACTTGCAATCGTGCACACTAGAACGACTTGGTataagagaataaacatgcttGCTATATTTTGTGGATAAGTAGGAGGCAGTAAAAAGATGAATGCATAAAGAACAAGTTGACTAAATATGAGGATATTGAGGTGGATATGCACTAAAACTAGAAACATAGAGTTGAACATGATCTATGGCTTAAATTTGTAAAGGGGCGTAGATAAGGAAAGCAAAATCCCAGTGGGGGCCGGTGCCTTTTTACGGCCTAAACTCCTCTATTTGTCAGCCGTGGGGAACTACTTCCTTTATGTCTGAGGCGGGGGGAGGGGGATGGGCCTATGTCTTATCGGATGAACAGAGATGTTTTGGTTATATGCAATGAAGATCAAAGAGGGCCTGACTGAGGAGGGATAATGAAGGTATCTATGGATGTCCACCTTTTCAATATTCCTCATCCCTAGAGAGAATAGTTAACTGAGACCTAGCCTGAAAGCCAGAGATATGTCATGTTATGGATTCAATTTGTTCTGAAAATGCAAAAACAGATGCATAAAATGGTACTAGTGGAAAACACGAAATATCAGTGATGTAGTAAGGCATATGTCTAATGTTGGTTAGACTAGACTATTTTCTCACTTATATGAAgtgttatgtatgtatatatacagtTGTATATGAATATGTATATGAATATATAGACATAGATATGTACATATTATCTATTTCCTGGCTTGTCATTTTTCTCTTAGTACCTCAATTCTTTTGGTTGAAAGTAAAGCACAAAGTTCTATTTTCTTATTGGCCTTCTAGATAGGAAATagattttcctttctctttctttgtttGATTTAGTAGCTATTATCCTATCTGCCCACTAGTCTAAGCTAGAAATTCTTATTTCTGATTGTAAGAAGATGTCTTTCATTTCTATGTTATACATTTTTTTAATAACACTTGCTTTCTTCATTGATCATAGAACCAAAATATCGTTGAAAAGAAACGTTTGCACACTTTTGAACTTGAGATATACAAGGATGACGCAGGTACTGATATATTCTCGTGCATCcatgttatttatttttatttactttgggcattcatgtttttatttatttatctattaaTTTTTGGGATGTTCTGTAAAATCCTTTTGTTGATGTAAATATAGTCTATTTGTAATGTTTACACATGCTTTGACTGGAATCCCATTGTTCATGATCTTTAAGTTTGTTTGTATTTCTCTTTGTGATTTATAACTTTGTAGTGCACAATTCCAGGTTGTTTGTGTTAGTGGATAATCATAGTTTTCTAATGTTAGTTTATTTAGTAAATAACTTGAAACTATTTAATACACATGATAAATAACAATTTAACAATTGACAATGTGTTCACgcatggatgcatgcatgtgtgctagcaTTTTTAAGAATGTGCATGCTAGGTTATTATATCATAGTTATTACGTATCATGGTTAAAATTATGTAACATAGTTGAAATTATGTTATTTTTCTAAGACATTATTTTTATCTGAAACATCAATATATAGAAGTCAAAATTTGTCTATCTTTGTGGTTAAAGTAGCTTAACCAAGCATGTAAGGTGCTTATCCGCAAGATAGATGTCTAGTTGCGCCAGTCTGTGCTAAAGTCTTGGCATAGTACAGCACTACAGGTCTACCACTTGGCATATTACAGTACTACAGGTCTACCATGCTAACCTGTAGCTATAACAGGCACACAATTCtttctgtttttattttgttagatCTCAATAAAGTTTTGTAGTTATATTATTACTTTTTGGCTGTTTTGCAGGAATTTCTTCTATTGACAAGAAACTGCTAGATCTTGTGCCAATTCTGATCAACTGTTTCCAAGAATCCACAACATTGATTCGTGCAATGCCTATTATCGATGCTCAGTCGTTTGATTGTATGTTGTGCACACTTCAGTGTATAAATCTAGCTGTCAAAATTGTTGTTCATAAGATAAAGAAGCCTTTTGTGAGTACTGGACCTTTTCCTCCATCACTGTCTGATGGGCCTGATATGATGAGAAGTTCCATGTTTGtatacttaaaaaaattatgggaaATATTTCCAGTTGTCCAGATGCATCAATCCGCTGAAAAGGTCTGCTtgtttgcttcttgaatagctTATGATCATTATCTGATTTTTCTAATGCTTAAATAGTAACTATGTTGTCTTCTTCTCATTAGTCTGTGAAGTCATTATTGTCTAAGTCGTTCACATGTGGCTGCACCATCTGACGGTATTGCACTTCATTCCAATGAAATAACAGTCTTCTTAACTTGCAATAATGTTTGACCATAATGTATTGTATTTAAATATCCAATTTTTTGCTAACATTTGTTTAAGAAGTACAGATCAGTTAAGGAAAGTTAAATTAGTTGGCTGATTAGTCTATTGAGcagaatatatttaattttgtcCAGGTGTTGGATATGAAAAGATAGGGTGAAGGTACGTAGGTGcctttagaaatttaaataatacaGAACATGGAAAATTAAATGGAAAAATGACTTAAAATTCTTCATACATAACCATTCCAATCATAGCTGTAACTAATTAGGCTATAATAAGTAAAatcattttccttcttttttaaaaaatcttggAGTATTGAACTATAATTAACACTCCTTTTTTCCTCGCTCTTGGCAATAGTTAACGCAGTTTTTTACTTGTGCCAAAATGAATTCTAAGACATTACTGTTGATGATCCACACTGTTTATCACAGCATCTCAAATGGCTAAAACTTAAGTTTACTTTGTTATCCATCCTCCATGCATCAAGTTGTTAAGCGTAAAGCTAGGGTTTACCAACGAAGCTAATACTTGCATCTAATCTAAGTTGTTACAATTTACAAATGATTTGTCTCAGATTGTGGTTGAAAAGTATGCAATATATGTGAGTTTACAGTCCACACGATTAGAATATAAGGAAAGGTGTGGAACATCTACTTAAGTTGTTCGCTAGGGAATGCTGAAGGAGCCTCATATGCACATTTATTGCTTTATATTTGTGCACTTACTTGAGCAAGAATGTGATTTTTTCATTGTCAAAACCTCCTTTGATTTTAGAATGAACTCCAACCATGCAAATGATTCACAAAATTCCCTACATGGACATAATGCATGCCTGGCACCTTTTCTAAAAGAAGAGTTTATTTGCCACTGGATTTTTACTTCATTCTCTGTAATTATTTGCAGGAAGATGACAGATATTTCACCTTGAACGTTGGTATCACTGAAATATTTTTGCACCTGAGTGAATGGATTAATGATGGCACCCTTGCAACTGAGAAATTTCTTGAATTCATTGAAAATTTTCTACTTGGGCAGGTTATCAGCTCAGTTAATGCTATCCTCTTTAGAGCATGTCTTCAGTTGTTCATTTATAGAATTTCTTATGTTGCTGACTGTTAGCATTATGTATTCTTGCTGTTTCTAGTACTCATTTTATCATGTTATTTGtctgctaattgaaaatttgattgaatttaTAATTGTTTGATTGGCTATAAATATCAGTTATGAATATGAGTAACTTTTCTCATCCTGTTTTTCAAGTTGAGAATATTTGTTACTAATTCCTTCTTAGTTCTTTGCATTTCTTCTTGGTCCTCTGCATTTTTCTTCCAAAACTAAGACCCTCCTCTTTATCACTTTCTAACATTTTATGGAGACTGCACTTATTATACATTTCATTATATTTTCGCCCTCTTTTCTTACCACACCGAGTAACAACAAAAAATACAAAATGTTACCTTTTACCTTTCAGGCAGAGGATCACAAAAAAAGCCAAATCCACCCTCAAAATATATATCCTGTACTCTTGGTGTGAGACTGGCAGGATGGAAATCCCAAAGTTGGATAGCAGGAGAAGCCCCTTTTAAAAAGAGGAAAAGTTTCCCTCTCTAGTGAGAGAAGCCAGGAAATAAATATCTTATTCCTCACTAAACTTTTCCtcatataatttataatttggaATGCTTCAGCTCCTTCCAATCCATTTTCACCTTTACTTAAATCTTACTATGCTGAGTGGAGCAATTTTACTCCAAAGGCCTGTGAAAAGCTTAACAACCTCCATTGTTGGTGAGAAAGTATGAGAAGAATAACTTTCAACTTGCAACAGGATTTGTTCACTTGATCTTCATCGGCTATCATTATCAGAAAAATTTCAGGATATCAAATTTAGAGCAACAAATAACTTATTAACATAATCCCATTAAGTTGGAGCAATGGAAATGTCACTGTTGATGTACTTGATTTAGAACCTAATATCctcaagcatttttaaatttttatttgaacCATAAATATCTGATACTGACTTATACATGTGCTTGTATCTCTTGGAAACACCACTTTGTTGATAAATTTGAGGTCTATGTATCTGGATACTCTTTTTGATTAATATCACTTTTTTGACTATTAAAGAGAATTTTGTGCTCTACTGTGGATACAAAGTTTGCAGATGTTTCAGTAAGTTTTCTTGCAAAAGATATTGATAGAAATGTCTATAGCAGGCTGGGACCCATTTGCTGCCTAAAAAGGTTCACGTGGAAAAGCATTTAGGCTCGGTGTTACCATTTATACCAGGACTTATATCGCAAGTTACGGGCAGTTGGAAAACTAGTCTTCTAGAGGTTTGTCTGCATTTCATGAAATAACAGCATTTACCTTGCCAATATATGTAATGTAACAtattaatttggtttcttgtggGAAGAAAATCGTCCCATGCCACTTATTTGAAACTAGAGGGTACTATGTAGTCCAACTTAGTTTACATTTTGCAGGGGATTGCTTTTATTAGTCCCGAGAGCTTAATTACTTCAACATGTCATCTGCTACTAAATTTCTAGGTTATATGCCATGTTTCTCTATCACTACGACTTGTCTACAGAGAACAATACATAATAATTTGGACTTGTAAATCTTGTTGCAGGGTTTTACTGGCGCAtttaaaaattgcaaggtgGATAGCAAGCTGATTTTGGCATATTTGTCTGCATTAGAAGAAATGCTACTTCCTGTAAGGATCAATATTTTGAAAttcttcaaatttcaaaatgttTATTGGAATAACTCTACCATATTTTTCACattgaaaaatataatttgAGTTCTAATATATTTGGTTGGCCTTCCTTACCTAAATTTCTTGCACAACAGATGACATGGTGcatgtaaataaaattgtacTAATTGTATTTGATGCCCTCTCTCATTTTCTCCCATTGCAAGATGGAAAATCAAAGTCTGCTGTCATTTACATTCAGTTATCCGGACTTATTAAGCTATCAGATTGCATGGATACAAGAGCTTCCTAAAATTCTATTGCAATTAGGGGACAAACACCCCTCTGTGTCAAAGGTATGCCTATGAATAGTATTTTGCCTTTGATTTATTCATAGCTTATCATTTTATGTATTATATTTTTTGCTTCGTGGTATCTTATTACTAGATGAAACCAGCATAACGATGATAAGACCTTTTCTAGAATTGTTGATAAATGTATTATTGTCAGGGACTGAAGTATTGCACCTTACTTGATCTTCTTTTAAAATCATGTGTGGTATATTTAAACTTAGTTTAGTTGGCATGCAAAATTGACATGATTGAAGAATGTACTCAATAACTTTAGTTGGCATTACGACTTTCTTCATTTTCTGAATATATTTATTGACAATGATTGCAGGTTGTTTTAAAACTTATACTTAAAATTGGCCAGTCCTCTCTGCCAGACTCCCCTCTTTCATTGGAGTATGACTATTTGCAATGGCCACTGAGAGAATTCTATAGTACTAGAAGTAAGTATAAGGAACGTAGGAATTCCTTTTACCCTATAAGAAAACCTTGTTATTGTTTTTGTAGGCCGACTGGCTATCTACATCATTTGTTGCACCTGCTGCCTCAATATATGAAAGCATTTCCatactctttttcttttgattggtttgtatttaacaataattgttaggatttTCAGTTATTGCAGGGACAATACAATATGGACCTTTTACAAAACTCCCAAATGATTGTCAGGAAGTTGCCCTTTGCTGCTTATATTACTTCTCAAATTTGAGTTCTGACTTTCTCAAGTCATTGACATACTGTTGTTTATGTAAGCATTTTAGATCACTCAGTTctgcttatttttctttccttaagTAGCGCAACAGAGTATGCAAAGCTAACAGATATTAAGGCTGATTTCTTGTCTTCACTACCTAAATGTGGTCAAAAGATGCAAACAATATGTTGATAATCATGgatgattttattattatgCTGATCTTCTTTGATCTGTGTTAATAAGCTACTGAATATTCTGTTACCTTTCGACTGACTCTGGATATGGATTCTGCAAGGTGGTGGTTGTTGTTGTTACTAATCTTTGTAAGTGATAAGTCTGGTTAACTGTTACACTTTCGTAGTTTGCAATCATTTTAGCCTAGTAGGTGGATGCCATTTAAATTGGTTAAATTTATCTAGCTAAAAAATTGCGTCTGTGTTTAACCATGTAGCTGTTTGATTTCTGCttagaaaatgcttgattgGTTAATATTTGCTAGATCTTTTGGTCACAAGATTAGCTGTGACTTGTGATTCTTATTTTGTCCTTGGGTTAGCTGATAACAAAGTATGCTCTTTAAGACTCTAACACTTGATCAACTGATTATCAGCAATATCACTTGCAgagtaaaggtttttggtgcGTGCTTGTTAGTTTAGTTTCTGCCAAGTATTCAAGTGTCACATGCTGGTGCTACGTTGGCCTATTACATGCTGTTTGCTGTGCTATGCTAGTGCTTGGCATGCTGTGCAAAAATCTGGTTTCACTAACATATGGGCATGAGTTACAAACAGTTTAGATTTTCGTGTTTGTTGAAGCTATTCTAAACTTCCAAGGCTCTTGGATATTATCTTACGTAAAAAAAGAATCAAAACTAATACATGATatttaaaaacaaaatcaacTTTTTTGCGTCCCTTGAAGTAGACTATTTAAGGCAATATTGCATGGCATTACACCCTGACAATGTATTAGCACCAAATATGAAATTTGATTAGTAGAATACATAACAGTCATTGCTAAAAAAATTATACCTTGATCCACTCCACTGCTATGTTGCCATTGATAATGTTCTGCCTTTCATCTTGTGAAGAAATATGAAAGAAAATAGAGAGCTTAAGAAGCCTCTTGGCTTGGCCCTATGTGAGGATCCTTATAGGTGTGTGTTTAGTTCTCTATTGGTTTTGCATTGGGGAGATCTTAGGCACTTATATAGggtcaaaaaatctaaatagcCCTTTTTGACTagcttttttgggtgaggttctgggttgGTATGAATGATTTTAGAGCAGACCTAACCTATGGCCCATATGGACTAGGGGATACTGCAACACATGCTTTTTTAGTTTAACCACAGGCCAATCAGGGTATTTGTGAATGAATTTAACTGAATTTGACCTGGTGAGGATGTCAAGGTTTAAAGTGGGGGAGTGAGGATCCATGTAGGTGTATATGGGGTCCCATATCACTTGTGCATTGGGATCTTTGGATACTTATGCATGGTCAAGTAATCTAATAATACATTATgactagtctttttgggtgaagtccttcgttgttacaaatggtgtCAGGGTAGACTTGGTCTATGACCTGTGTGATGAGGGGTATTATAGCATAGGGTCTTTTTGGGGCCGACCGTGGGTTaattgtggtgtttgtgattggatttgactggatttggactcttagcctgatgaggatGCCATAGTTTAAATAAAGCATGTGAGGACCTCTATAGGCATGCGTTTAGTCCCACCTTAGTTATGTGTTGGGGAGATTTTGGGTACATGTAGGGACAAGAAATGTAAATAACTTCTAGCTAGTTTTTTTGAGTGTGATCCTgggttacaaatgatatcagagtaaATCCGACTCACAACTCATGTGGACTAGAAGACACTGCCACACGGGCTTCTTTGGGGCTAGCTATGAGCCAATGATGGTGTTTATAATTGAATTTGACTAGATTTGGATCTTTAGCTTGGAGAGAATATCAGAATTTAAGTGGGGCAATATGTGAGGACCCTTCCAGGCATGcatttagtcctacatcaatTGCGTGTTGGGGAGATCTTGTGTATTTATATAAagccaaggaacccaaataacgCCTTCTAACTAGTCTTTTtgagtgaggtcctgggttgttacatattgtttaatattcaACT
It encodes the following:
- the LOC103719516 gene encoding uncharacterized protein LOC103719516 isoform X7, with product MAYIFNAMTHMAIDIRLMAFKFFELVVLSYPFSFMLYAEKVLDYYIDILRNNQIYLQEKNKLKNTLGGLVQCLSLLASKNEKEDRLHEENQNIVEKKRLHTFELEIYKDDAGISSIDKKLLDLVPILINCFQESTTLIRAMPIIDAQSFDCMLCTLQCINLAVKIVVHKIKKPFVSTGPFPPSLSDGPDMMRSSMFVYLKKLWEIFPVVQMHQSAEKEDDRYFTLNVGITEIFLHLSEWINDGTLATEKFLEFIENFLLGQVISSAGTHLLPKKVHVEKHLGSVLPFIPGLISQVTGSWKTSLLEGFTGAFKNCKVDSKLILAYLSALEEMLLPMENQSLLSFTFSYPDLLSYQIAWIQELPKILLQLGDKHPSVSKVVLKLILKIGQSSLPDSPLSLEYDYLQWPLREFYSTRRFSVIAGTIQYGPFTKLPNDCQEVALCCLYYFSNLSSDFLKSLTYCCLCDDLEPLILLRIIEVLHSSYKAGHVQISDQIGFLVTLVARFRVFPEIFISEGICMENEGKVSNQKTFKSVTGAVFTCLSQMGDNSLILKLLCKNIFNEISQKPPLDNIHGLLRMINVLDTRPTKLPEEDISSLSSYLSSYMVDAASYIPENVDVAVHSDGISIYQYYFQPCIFLFYRSDRLLYYILKFLDSLIIEDNMLLSSSSDVKSASEPLRRVHAVTFILIFMHNDGRLHRSLSSSEATVKCILQNICKLLGSSKFSMTLEERHRIQSLFDHLKTRVCKLHCWDVGDLEKV